From Streptomyces sp. NBC_01460, a single genomic window includes:
- a CDS encoding helix-turn-helix transcriptional regulator has protein sequence MRAARLIKMVLLLQSRPSMTGSELAGELEVSERTVARDAQALSEAGVPVHADRGRVGGYRLVGGYRTRLTGLARHEAEALFLSGLPSALREMGLDDAASAARLKVSAALLPSLRDASHSAARRFHLDAPGWYHDPVTPELLPAVAEAVWDDRLVRARYRRRSSGEVERELAPYGLVLKAGVWYLCARAGEDFRVYRIDRFTAVAVSETRFVRDEDFDLPRFWEERAAQFARSILRTEVTVRLSEEGVRRLPHAVDRAAADEALAGAASPDGDGPRTVVLPVESLEVAYVQLLTLGPEVEVLAPAALRERMADTAERLRDLYR, from the coding sequence ATGCGTGCTGCCCGCCTGATCAAGATGGTGCTGCTCCTGCAGTCCCGGCCCTCCATGACCGGCTCCGAGCTGGCCGGGGAGCTGGAGGTGTCGGAGCGCACGGTGGCCCGGGACGCCCAGGCGCTCTCCGAGGCGGGTGTGCCCGTCCACGCCGACCGCGGCAGGGTCGGCGGCTACCGGCTCGTGGGCGGCTACCGGACCCGGCTCACCGGTCTGGCCCGCCATGAGGCCGAGGCCCTCTTCCTGTCCGGGCTGCCCTCCGCGCTGCGCGAGATGGGGCTCGACGACGCGGCCTCGGCCGCCCGGCTGAAGGTCTCGGCCGCCCTGCTGCCCTCGCTGCGGGACGCCTCGCACAGCGCCGCCCGGCGCTTCCATCTGGACGCCCCCGGCTGGTACCACGATCCGGTCACCCCCGAGCTGCTGCCCGCCGTCGCGGAGGCCGTCTGGGACGACCGTCTGGTCCGGGCCCGCTACCGGCGCCGGTCCTCGGGCGAGGTGGAACGGGAACTGGCCCCGTACGGACTCGTCCTGAAGGCGGGCGTCTGGTATCTCTGCGCCCGTGCCGGGGAGGACTTCCGGGTGTACCGGATCGACCGGTTCACCGCGGTCGCCGTGTCGGAGACGCGCTTCGTACGGGACGAGGACTTCGACCTCCCGCGCTTCTGGGAGGAGCGGGCGGCGCAGTTCGCCCGGTCGATCCTGCGTACGGAGGTGACGGTGCGGCTGTCGGAGGAGGGTGTGCGGCGGCTGCCGCACGCCGTGGACCGGGCCGCCGCCGACGAGGCGCTGGCCGGGGCCGCCTCCCCGGACGGAGACGGACCGCGCACGGTCGTCCTGCCGGTCGAGTCGCTGGAGGTGGCGTACGTCCAGCTGCTCACGCTCGGACCGGAGGTGGAGGTCCTCGCACCGGCGGCCTTGCGCGAACGCATGGCCGACACCGCCGAACGACTGCGCGACCTCTATCGCTGA
- a CDS encoding DUF4240 domain-containing protein, translating to MDETEFWEIIDRTREAAEGDPEEHADLLVERLARLDPDSVLDFARHFEARYNRAYRWDLWGAAAVLLGGASDDAFDYFRCWLIAQGREVFEGAVHDPDSLAELLDDFDEELDGDGEDLGYAADEAYEQLTGVVTPDLGLPPQATEPAGTPFGFDDDAALAERYPALWERFGPV from the coding sequence ATGGACGAGACGGAGTTCTGGGAGATCATCGACCGCACCCGCGAGGCCGCCGAGGGCGACCCCGAGGAGCACGCCGACCTGCTCGTCGAACGCCTGGCGCGGCTCGACCCCGACTCCGTGCTGGACTTCGCCCGGCACTTCGAGGCCCGGTACAACCGCGCGTACCGATGGGACCTGTGGGGTGCTGCGGCCGTCCTGCTGGGCGGCGCGAGCGACGACGCGTTCGACTACTTCCGCTGCTGGCTGATCGCGCAGGGCCGCGAGGTCTTCGAGGGCGCCGTGCACGACCCGGACAGCCTGGCCGAGCTCCTGGACGACTTCGACGAGGAGCTCGACGGGGACGGTGAGGACCTCGGCTACGCCGCCGACGAGGCCTACGAACAGCTCACCGGTGTCGTCACCCCCGACCTGGGGCTGCCGCCGCAGGCGACGGAACCGGCCGGTACGCCTTTCGGCTTCGACGACGACGCGGCGCTGGCGGAGCGTTACCCCGCGCTCTGGGAGCGCTTCGGACCGGTCTGA
- a CDS encoding GNAT family N-acetyltransferase, with the protein MSEPHFRSLRPVRPALPGDETALGELDRATWSTLHAVQPRPQPPYAPFFDDRHPPREFLVADAVTGAGGVSPAGYIRLGRPTPLACNAHVRQIQGLTVAGWARRQGVARALLHASYAEARRQGAGRLTLRVLGHNTAARELYEAEGFTVEGVLPGEFFLGGRYVDDVLMGRSTAA; encoded by the coding sequence CCGCCCTGCCCGGGGACGAGACCGCGCTCGGGGAGCTCGACCGGGCCACCTGGTCGACGCTCCACGCCGTCCAGCCGAGGCCGCAGCCGCCGTACGCGCCCTTCTTCGACGACCGGCACCCGCCCCGCGAGTTCCTCGTCGCCGACGCGGTCACCGGCGCGGGCGGGGTGAGCCCGGCCGGCTACATCCGGCTCGGCCGCCCCACTCCGCTCGCCTGCAACGCCCACGTGCGCCAGATACAGGGCCTCACCGTCGCCGGCTGGGCGCGGCGCCAGGGCGTCGCACGGGCGCTGCTCCACGCCTCGTACGCGGAGGCACGGCGGCAGGGCGCCGGACGGCTCACCCTGCGGGTGCTCGGGCACAACACCGCCGCGCGGGAGCTGTACGAGGCGGAGGGCTTCACCGTGGAGGGCGTACTACCGGGGGAGTTCTTCCTGGGCGGGCGGTACGTCGACGACGTCCTGATGGGCCGTTCGACGGCGGCCTGA